One window of Caldisericia bacterium genomic DNA carries:
- a CDS encoding ABC transporter permease: MNNLKLSSIDKFINWWNAKKEDLSSFLVPIISVIISFIIAGIMIKLTGKSPIQAYRVLFQGAIGKSFAEFISLRVAGEGILKGAILALTGLSITVAFKAGLFNIGAEGQFIIGAITAAYFGFKFNLPPLIGIPLILLIVAVASGLYGAFAAFLKVKRGVHEVITTIMLNWIAIHLVENWIVVGPFNILRYNPRAVLAGTPYITDNSRLKPLFAGTRLNATIFIAIIAVILVYILINKTILGYEIQATGLNLEAARYAGINISRTMIISMFIAGALSGISGACMILGTEGRYPGVFRPGYGFDGITMALVGNTTPVGTFIASLFFGLVRGGATGMQLIGIHKSFADIIQGVATIFVAGQVGIKYLLFKIGEKRVFKGKEVISGVS, translated from the coding sequence ATGAATAATTTAAAATTATCAAGTATTGATAAATTTATTAACTGGTGGAATGCAAAAAAAGAAGATTTATCATCTTTTCTTGTTCCAATAATTTCAGTCATAATTTCATTTATAATTGCTGGAATTATGATTAAACTTACAGGAAAAAGTCCTATTCAAGCATATAGAGTTTTATTCCAAGGAGCAATTGGAAAAAGTTTTGCAGAATTTATATCATTAAGAGTTGCAGGTGAAGGAATTCTTAAAGGAGCAATACTCGCATTAACAGGTTTATCAATTACAGTTGCTTTTAAGGCAGGGCTTTTTAATATTGGAGCAGAAGGACAATTTATTATTGGTGCAATAACTGCTGCTTATTTTGGTTTTAAATTTAATTTGCCTCCTCTTATAGGAATACCTCTAATACTCTTGATTGTCGCAGTTGCTTCAGGACTTTATGGTGCATTTGCAGCATTTTTAAAAGTAAAAAGAGGTGTACATGAAGTTATTACAACCATAATGTTAAATTGGATTGCAATTCACCTTGTTGAGAACTGGATAGTCGTTGGACCATTTAATATATTAAGATATAATCCAAGAGCAGTTCTTGCTGGTACACCCTATATAACAGATAATTCAAGATTAAAACCACTTTTTGCTGGGACTCGATTAAATGCAACTATTTTTATTGCTATAATTGCAGTAATTTTAGTTTATATCTTAATAAATAAAACTATTCTTGGTTATGAAATTCAAGCAACAGGTTTAAACCTTGAAGCAGCACGCTATGCTGGAATAAATATAAGTAGAACTATGATAATTTCTATGTTTATTGCTGGTGCTTTATCTGGAATAAGTGGTGCATGTATGATTCTTGGAACTGAAGGAAGATATCCTGGTGTTTTTAGACCTGGTTATGGATTTGATGGTATAACAATGGCATTAGTTGGAAATACCACACCTGTGGGAACTTTTATAGCATCTCTTTTCTTTGGTCTTGTTAGAGGTGGAGCAACTGGAATGCAACTTATTGGAATTCACAAGAGTTTTGCAGATATAATTCAAGGTGTTGCAACTATCTTTGTTGCAGGTCAAGTTGGGATAAAGTATCTCCTCTTTAAGATTGGTGAAAAGAGAGTTTTTAAGGGCAAGGAGGTAATCAGTGGAGTTTCTTAA
- a CDS encoding aminopeptidase, which translates to MELNELKLKKKNVWEEYKEEEIEKVSKDYIRFISYAKTERESVDYIEKILIESGFKNLDENKSDDKLYKKIKNKSIFILRKGEKDLREGFNLVTAHIDSPRIDLKQNPLYEDTSLAFFETHYYGGIKKYQWVSIPLALKGVIIKKNGEVLKIDSEKEGIIFSITDLLPHLARKQYEKKIGEAIEGENLNVLIGSKPLKDEKEEKVKANILKFLNEKYGICEEDFISSELTLVPYGEAKEIGFDKSMILGYGHDDRSCAFSGFHAILNSEKPKRWSIVYLMDKEEIGSEGNTSAQSFVFDEILLNFVNDYKELINIYSKSCVLSGDVNAAFDPNFKEVFEPKNTAYLNNGVVMTKFTGRGGKYESNDASAEYVGKIRNLLNENGVVWQTAELGRVDEGGGGTVAMFFARKGMDVIDMGPGVLSMHAPFEIISKGDLFATYHSYKVFIEKFE; encoded by the coding sequence ATGGAATTAAATGAATTAAAACTTAAAAAGAAAAATGTTTGGGAGGAGTACAAAGAAGAAGAAATTGAAAAAGTTTCGAAAGATTATATTAGATTTATTTCTTACGCAAAAACAGAAAGAGAATCAGTTGATTATATTGAAAAGATTTTAATAGAAAGCGGATTTAAAAATTTAGATGAAAATAAGAGTGATGATAAACTTTATAAAAAAATAAAAAATAAATCAATTTTTATTTTAAGAAAGGGTGAAAAAGATCTTAGAGAAGGTTTTAATCTTGTAACAGCTCATATTGATTCTCCAAGAATAGATTTAAAACAAAATCCTCTTTATGAAGACACTTCCCTTGCTTTTTTTGAGACACATTACTATGGTGGAATTAAAAAATATCAATGGGTATCAATTCCCCTTGCATTAAAAGGAGTAATTATTAAAAAGAATGGAGAAGTTTTAAAAATAGATAGTGAAAAAGAAGGTATAATTTTTTCAATAACCGATTTACTTCCACATCTTGCGAGAAAACAATATGAGAAGAAAATTGGTGAAGCAATTGAAGGTGAAAATTTAAATGTATTAATTGGCTCAAAGCCACTGAAAGATGAAAAAGAAGAAAAGGTAAAAGCAAATATATTAAAATTTTTAAACGAAAAATATGGTATATGTGAAGAAGATTTTATATCAAGTGAACTTACATTAGTTCCATATGGTGAAGCAAAAGAAATTGGTTTTGATAAAAGCATGATTTTAGGCTATGGTCATGATGATAGATCTTGTGCTTTTTCTGGTTTTCATGCAATTTTAAATTCAGAAAAGCCAAAAAGATGGTCTATAGTTTACTTGATGGATAAAGAAGAAATTGGCTCAGAGGGAAACACATCAGCACAATCCTTTGTTTTTGATGAAATACTTTTGAATTTTGTAAATGATTATAAAGAATTAATAAATATATATTCAAAATCATGTGTTTTATCAGGTGATGTTAATGCTGCTTTTGATCCTAACTTTAAAGAAGTTTTTGAACCAAAAAATACAGCATATTTAAATAATGGTGTTGTAATGACTAAATTTACAGGAAGAGGCGGAAAATATGAATCTAATGATGCGAGTGCAGAATATGTTGGAAAAATTAGAAATTTATTAAATGAAAATGGAGTAGTTTGGCAAACTGCTGAATTAGGAAGAGTTGATGAAGGTGGTGGAGGAACAGTTGCAATGTTTTTCGCAAGAAAAGGCATGGATGTAATTGATATGGGACCAGGAGTTTTATCTATGCATGCTCCATTTGAAATTATTTCAAAAGGTGATCTATTTGCAACATATCATTCTTATAAAGTTTTTATTGAAAAATTTGAATAA
- the ychF gene encoding redox-regulated ATPase YchF has protein sequence MEIGIIGLPNSGKSTLFKALTGNDIVINLFPFSTVNPNIGVVSVPDERLEILSKYIKPEKIIPTSIKFIDLAGLVKNAHKGEGLGNKFLSETRRADGLLEVVRCFEEKNVPHVEGSIDPIRDIEIIHIEIALSDYEIIEKNFEKVDHAYRSGKQELKLEFEALNFAKETLKKGAWLNEINYPNEFNEIYKKYNLLTTKPLIIIGNVGDEDIFNGESENFKKLKDYCEKKKYKLLKVPLKIELELSEMEENEREALLKELNLKERILNTIIKESYTILNLITFFTYANNIIQAWSIKRGANAKEAAGKIHTDFEKGFVKAEVFNINDLKKVNSLHELREKGLIKIEGKEYIVQDGDVIYFKINI, from the coding sequence ATGGAAATAGGAATAATTGGTTTACCAAATTCAGGAAAATCAACTCTTTTTAAAGCACTTACTGGCAATGACATAGTGATAAACCTTTTTCCATTTTCAACAGTTAATCCAAATATTGGGGTTGTCTCAGTTCCAGATGAAAGATTAGAGATTCTTTCAAAATATATAAAACCAGAAAAAATTATTCCAACTTCAATTAAATTTATTGATCTTGCGGGATTAGTTAAAAATGCACATAAAGGAGAGGGACTTGGAAACAAGTTCCTCTCCGAAACAAGGAGAGCAGATGGACTTTTAGAAGTTGTTAGATGTTTTGAAGAAAAAAATGTGCCACATGTTGAAGGAAGTATAGATCCAATAAGAGATATAGAAATAATTCACATAGAAATTGCTCTTTCTGATTATGAAATTATTGAAAAAAATTTTGAGAAAGTTGATCATGCATATCGCTCTGGAAAACAAGAATTAAAACTTGAATTTGAAGCACTTAATTTTGCAAAAGAAACTCTTAAAAAAGGTGCTTGGTTAAATGAAATAAATTATCCTAATGAATTTAATGAAATTTATAAAAAATATAATCTTTTGACAACAAAACCTCTTATAATAATTGGAAATGTTGGTGATGAGGATATTTTTAATGGGGAAAGTGAAAATTTTAAAAAATTAAAAGATTATTGTGAAAAGAAAAAATATAAACTTTTAAAGGTTCCTCTGAAAATTGAACTCGAACTTTCAGAAATGGAAGAGAACGAAAGAGAGGCTCTTCTAAAAGAATTAAATTTAAAAGAAAGAATTCTAAATACAATTATAAAGGAATCATATACAATTTTAAATTTAATAACCTTTTTTACATATGCTAACAATATTATTCAAGCATGGTCTATAAAAAGGGGAGCAAATGCAAAAGAAGCTGCAGGAAAAATTCATACTGATTTTGAGAAAGGTTTTGTTAAAGCAGAGGTTTTTAATATAAATGATTTAAAAAAAGTAAATTCATTGCATGAATTAAGAGAAAAAGGGTTAATAAAAATTGAGGGAAAAGAATATATTGTTCAAGATGGTGATGTTATTTATTTTAAAATAAATATTTAA
- a CDS encoding PQQ-binding-like beta-propeller repeat protein has translation MRRLIIFSLILTFLFLGQIGFINSKTNQISPWPMFMHDIYHTGRTNLLGPETPKEKFRFSTGDAIDTSPVIGSDGTIYVASSDGKLYAINSNGTEKWYYKGPGDVSTVSSPAIDSNGVIYFGRGSTIYAIKPDGTLKWSYKTGGLTESAPTISFDGTIYVGGGKYLYALDKNGNKKWEYETGYSISKSSPAVSPDGTIYVCSKDRKIYAINPNGTKKWIFPTGNLINSSPTIGDDGTIYFGSTDQKFYALNPDGTKKWEFDFGNNCPINSTAAIGFDGTIYVGVINRGLVAFNPNGTIKWTFKSRYWLNSSPSIDGNGVIYIGDESGYLYAIKPDGTLKWELDLKKKIYYSSVAIGNNRTIFIGSGNNLWAFEDSESPPPPPPLEKITILLWIGNPMMSVNGIYKEIDPGRGTVPVIVSDWGRTLLPIRAIVEELGGEIMWDGVSRKVTISFKGDIIELWIDNPQAKVNGIIKWIDENNHNVKPIIINGRTMLPIRFVAENLGCEVQWDGNTRKVTIVYPKS, from the coding sequence ATGAGAAGATTAATAATTTTCTCATTGATTTTAACTTTTTTATTTTTAGGTCAAATTGGATTTATAAATTCAAAAACAAATCAAATTTCACCTTGGCCTATGTTTATGCATGATATTTATCACACAGGAAGAACTAATCTTCTTGGCCCAGAGACACCAAAAGAAAAATTTAGATTTTCTACAGGTGATGCAATTGATACATCACCAGTTATTGGAAGTGATGGAACAATTTATGTTGCATCAAGTGATGGAAAACTCTATGCAATTAATTCAAATGGCACAGAAAAATGGTATTATAAAGGTCCAGGAGATGTTAGCACAGTTTCGTCACCAGCAATTGATTCAAATGGTGTAATATATTTTGGAAGAGGTTCAACAATTTATGCAATAAAACCTGATGGTACATTAAAATGGTCTTATAAAACAGGAGGTCTCACGGAATCAGCACCAACAATTTCTTTTGATGGAACCATATATGTTGGAGGAGGTAAATATTTATATGCACTTGATAAAAATGGAAACAAAAAATGGGAATATGAAACAGGATATTCTATTTCAAAATCTTCTCCTGCAGTATCACCTGATGGAACTATATATGTTTGTTCAAAAGATAGAAAAATTTATGCAATCAATCCAAATGGTACTAAAAAATGGATCTTTCCAACTGGAAATTTAATAAATTCTTCACCAACTATAGGAGATGATGGAACAATTTATTTTGGATCAACAGATCAAAAGTTTTATGCTTTAAATCCAGATGGAACTAAAAAATGGGAATTTGATTTTGGAAATAATTGTCCAATAAATTCAACAGCAGCAATTGGATTTGATGGAACAATTTATGTTGGAGTTATAAATAGAGGGCTGGTTGCATTTAATCCAAATGGAACTATTAAATGGACTTTTAAAAGTAGATATTGGCTAAACTCTTCACCATCAATTGATGGTAATGGAGTTATATATATTGGAGATGAAAGTGGTTATCTTTATGCTATTAAACCAGATGGAACTCTTAAATGGGAACTTGATCTTAAGAAGAAAATATACTACTCATCAGTTGCAATTGGAAATAATAGAACTATTTTTATAGGTTCAGGAAATAACCTTTGGGCATTTGAAGATAGTGAATCACCACCGCCACCCCCACCATTAGAAAAAATAACAATTCTTCTTTGGATAGGAAATCCTATGATGAGTGTTAATGGAATTTATAAAGAGATTGATCCAGGAAGAGGAACTGTTCCAGTAATAGTAAGTGATTGGGGAAGAACTCTTCTTCCAATTAGAGCAATAGTAGAGGAATTAGGTGGAGAAATCATGTGGGATGGAGTTTCTCGAAAAGTTACTATTTCTTTTAAAGGAGACATAATTGAATTGTGGATAGATAATCCTCAAGCAAAAGTTAATGGAATCATAAAATGGATTGATGAAAATAACCATAATGTAAAACCAATCATTATAAATGGAAGAACAATGCTTCCAATTAGATTTGTTGCAGAAAATCTTGGTTGTGAAGTTCAATGGGATGGAAATACAAGAAAAGTAACAATTGTATATCCAAAGAGTTAA
- a CDS encoding pseudouridine-5'-phosphate glycosidase — translation MKKAKSCKDSIIFSDEFKGSFYPHTCLETTLISFGFPYPDNLKIATKLEEIIRKEEVTPLTIGIRDGKILVGLKEEDFEFFAKSKDVIKANMRDVPYLLSTMKSGALTISGMLYVMDHFSLKFLASGGLGGVHIGFEKYFDISTDLFALSKFKVVLITSGFKSILDIKKSWEFLETLGVPVVGFKTDKLPGFYYRETDIYLDNYFDNIEDLINYIDFWDRFYTSSLLIVNPVPEEDEMDKKEFEDILQSVLKNLEKKKIEGKNITPFILSELHKISNGKTIRANKALLINNAKLCAKVSKLYFEK, via the coding sequence ATGAAAAAGGCGAAAAGTTGTAAAGATTCAATTATCTTTTCTGATGAATTTAAAGGTAGTTTTTATCCTCACACATGCCTTGAAACAACTTTAATCTCTTTTGGTTTTCCATATCCAGATAATCTAAAAATTGCAACCAAATTAGAAGAGATAATAAGAAAAGAAGAAGTCACTCCATTAACTATTGGAATAAGAGATGGAAAAATTCTTGTTGGTTTAAAAGAAGAAGATTTTGAATTTTTTGCAAAAAGTAAAGATGTAATAAAAGCTAATATGAGAGATGTGCCTTATCTTTTGTCAACAATGAAAAGTGGAGCACTTACAATTTCAGGAATGCTTTATGTTATGGATCATTTTAGTTTAAAATTTCTTGCATCAGGTGGCCTTGGGGGAGTACATATTGGTTTTGAAAAGTATTTTGATATTTCTACTGATCTTTTTGCTTTATCAAAATTTAAAGTAGTTTTAATAACTTCTGGATTCAAATCCATTCTTGATATTAAAAAGAGTTGGGAATTTCTTGAAACTCTTGGAGTTCCAGTTGTTGGATTTAAAACTGATAAACTACCTGGTTTTTATTACAGAGAAACTGACATTTATCTTGATAATTATTTTGATAATATTGAAGATTTAATTAACTACATTGATTTTTGGGATAGATTTTATACATCTTCCCTTTTAATAGTAAATCCTGTTCCTGAGGAAGATGAAATGGATAAAAAAGAGTTTGAAGATATACTTCAAAGTGTTTTGAAAAATTTAGAAAAGAAAAAAATTGAAGGTAAAAACATTACCCCCTTTATTCTTTCAGAATTACATAAAATCTCGAATGGAAAAACAATAAGAGCAAACAAAGCACTTCTTATAAATAATGCAAAACTCTGTGCAAAAGTTTCTAAACTTTACTTTGAAAAATAA
- a CDS encoding CinA family protein — translation MKNKYLLNYLIEIRNKLIKEKKTLGISESCTGGYLSYLFNFLPNSSKFFKGSIVVYTNEIKEKVLKVDSEILKNFGAVSIETSFDMAKKAKYLFDVDYSIGVTGNLGPITQEGKNKGLIYVSILFCDKFIKKSFILYGTREEIRQKIVYNIIYLFYINLIRGAN, via the coding sequence TTGAAAAATAAATATCTATTGAATTATCTTATTGAAATAAGAAATAAATTAATAAAAGAAAAAAAGACACTGGGAATTTCTGAATCATGCACCGGTGGATATCTCTCATATCTTTTTAATTTTTTACCAAACTCATCAAAATTTTTTAAAGGTTCTATAGTTGTATATACAAATGAGATTAAAGAAAAAGTTTTAAAGGTCGATAGCGAAATTCTTAAAAATTTTGGTGCAGTAAGTATTGAAACATCTTTTGATATGGCAAAAAAAGCAAAGTATCTATTTGATGTTGATTACTCAATTGGAGTAACTGGAAATTTAGGTCCGATAACACAAGAAGGCAAAAATAAAGGTTTAATTTATGTATCAATTTTATTTTGTGATAAATTCATAAAAAAAAGTTTTATTTTATATGGTACAAGAGAAGAGATTAGACAAAAAATTGTTTATAATATAATATATCTTTTTTATATAAACTTAATTAGAGGAGCTAATTAA
- a CDS encoding ABC transporter permease, which translates to MEFLKTIISFISSMLVFGTPIILAGLGGVMCENAGVVNIALEGIMRFGGFFAVFGSYISSKVIDPITGGRDPLAGNPWVGILFAIIVGVLAGLLHGYISISLKGNQIVSAVAINVFSLGGMTFFLERYFNTTGHSPSVASFMGKPLFPALAKIPILGDLFKTMNIFVWLAVILPFIVHFYLYHTHWGLRHRAVGEHPKAADTLGVNVYGIRYFAVIMSGFFAALAGASMSIGQLDLFDNHMPAGLGFIALAAMIFGKWKPLGTFLAALFFTLANVIQIYIQTQAPQILKIIPRGFFLALPYILTILILAGFVGRATPPAADGVPYEKGEKL; encoded by the coding sequence GTGGAGTTTCTTAAAACTATTATATCTTTTATATCTTCAATGTTAGTTTTTGGAACTCCAATTATTCTTGCAGGACTTGGTGGAGTTATGTGTGAAAATGCTGGTGTTGTTAATATTGCTCTTGAAGGAATAATGAGATTTGGAGGATTTTTTGCTGTTTTTGGTTCTTATATATCTTCAAAAGTAATAGATCCTATAACTGGTGGAAGAGATCCACTTGCTGGAAATCCATGGGTTGGTATTTTATTTGCAATTATAGTTGGAGTTTTAGCAGGACTTTTACATGGATATATTTCAATTTCTTTAAAAGGAAATCAAATTGTTTCAGCAGTTGCAATTAATGTTTTCTCTCTTGGTGGTATGACATTTTTCTTGGAAAGATATTTTAATACTACAGGGCACTCACCATCTGTTGCATCATTTATGGGGAAACCACTTTTTCCAGCACTTGCAAAAATTCCAATCTTGGGAGACCTGTTTAAAACGATGAATATCTTCGTATGGCTTGCTGTTATTCTTCCTTTTATTGTCCATTTTTATTTATATCATACTCATTGGGGATTAAGACATAGAGCAGTTGGAGAACACCCTAAAGCAGCAGATACTCTTGGAGTTAATGTTTATGGAATTAGGTACTTTGCAGTTATTATGTCTGGATTTTTTGCAGCCCTTGCAGGTGCATCAATGTCAATAGGACAATTAGATTTATTTGATAATCATATGCCAGCTGGTTTAGGATTTATTGCTCTTGCAGCAATGATTTTTGGAAAATGGAAACCACTTGGAACATTTTTAGCTGCTCTTTTCTTCACACTAGCAAATGTTATCCAAATTTATATTCAAACTCAAGCTCCACAAATTTTAAAAATAATTCCAAGAGGATTTTTCTTGGCACTTCCATATATTTTAACAATTCTTATTCTAGCTGGATTTGTTGGTAGAGCTACTCCACCTGCAGCAGATGGAGTTCCATATGAAAAAGGCGAAAAGTTGTAA
- the proB gene encoding glutamate 5-kinase, with translation MNKVVIKIGTNCLTHSETKVPEPEVLGSLAKGVYYLINKGYKPVIVTSGAIGLGLKTLGLNQKPKSISLKQASAAIGQSILMNIYSEFFSLFGIKIAQILLTREDIIDRTRYINTRNTFDVLLDRGVVPIVNENDVVAVDEIKFGDNDTLSAIVSTIIDADILIILTTTDGVYDKDPLIHKDAKRIKIVESFDDKIYSSIEKTKTSLGTGGMETKINAAKIATSVGIKTVIGSGLNPFRTIKGTIEGEDIGTIFIPKEKHLDSRKRWILYALTSKGEIIIDRGAEDAIKNLGKSLLLPGIVEVKGEFFEKEAVSILNIENKKIGQGLTNFSSLTIKSMILHKNELKSIKEIIHRDNLAIIKE, from the coding sequence ATGAATAAAGTTGTGATAAAAATTGGGACAAATTGTCTTACACATTCTGAAACAAAAGTTCCAGAACCAGAAGTTCTTGGAAGTTTAGCAAAAGGGGTTTATTATTTAATAAACAAAGGATATAAACCAGTTATTGTAACTTCTGGTGCAATTGGCCTTGGTTTAAAAACTCTTGGTTTAAATCAAAAACCAAAATCAATCTCTCTAAAACAAGCATCTGCAGCAATAGGGCAAAGCATATTAATGAATATATATTCTGAATTTTTTTCACTTTTTGGAATAAAAATCGCTCAAATTCTTTTAACAAGAGAAGATATTATTGATAGAACAAGATATATTAACACAAGAAACACTTTTGATGTTTTACTTGATAGAGGAGTTGTACCGATTGTAAATGAGAATGATGTTGTTGCAGTTGATGAGATTAAATTTGGAGATAATGATACATTATCAGCAATTGTTTCAACTATAATAGATGCTGATATTTTGATAATACTTACAACAACAGATGGTGTATATGATAAAGATCCGCTGATTCATAAGGATGCAAAAAGAATAAAGATAGTTGAATCTTTTGATGATAAAATTTATTCATCTATTGAAAAAACAAAAACTTCTCTTGGAACTGGTGGCATGGAAACAAAAATTAATGCAGCAAAAATTGCAACAAGCGTTGGAATAAAAACTGTGATTGGTAGTGGATTAAATCCATTTAGAACAATTAAAGGCACAATAGAAGGAGAAGATATAGGAACTATTTTTATTCCAAAGGAAAAACATCTTGATTCAAGAAAAAGGTGGATTTTATATGCTTTAACTTCTAAAGGGGAAATTATAATTGATAGAGGTGCTGAAGATGCTATTAAAAATTTAGGGAAAAGTTTACTTTTGCCTGGAATAGTAGAAGTTAAAGGAGAATTTTTTGAAAAAGAAGCTGTTTCAATATTAAATATAGAAAATAAAAAAATAGGTCAAGGACTAACAAACTTTTCTTCATTAACTATAAAAAGTATGATTTTACATAAAAATGAATTAAAATCAATTAAAGAAATTATTCATAGAGATAATTTAGCAATAATAAAAGAATAA
- a CDS encoding transcriptional repressor, translated as MIDKVFSNFGFRTTKERKEILRFLIKNKGKHLSAMDIYESLKTKGVSLTSVYRTLSILESKGLVRKTSFHKRHMNYEISTKPHIHFICTNCGKIIEFNAPEVDKIFNLLGIKETDFEPLHYIIEIYGVCKNCKK; from the coding sequence TTGATAGATAAAGTATTTTCAAATTTTGGTTTTAGAACAACAAAAGAAAGAAAAGAGATTTTAAGATTTTTAATAAAGAATAAAGGGAAACACCTTTCTGCTATGGATATTTACGAATCTCTAAAAACAAAAGGAGTTAGTTTAACAAGTGTTTACAGAACTCTATCTATTCTTGAAAGTAAAGGTCTTGTTAGAAAAACATCATTTCATAAAAGACACATGAATTATGAAATATCAACAAAACCTCATATACATTTTATTTGTACAAATTGTGGGAAAATAATTGAATTTAATGCTCCTGAGGTTGATAAGATTTTTAATCTTCTTGGTATTAAAGAAACTGATTTTGAACCACTTCATTATATAATTGAAATTTATGGGGTATGTAAAAACTGTAAAAAATAA